CTTGAGGTCGAAGGATCCTCGAACGGGCATGGAGATCCTCCTGGCGCCTCCGCCGTTCGATACGGAGATCGTTCGTTCCTCCGATAGACGGGTTTCATTTCCACCACGATTCGGGGAACATAACGGGGAGATCTTCGGGCGGCAAATGGGGGTTTCCGAGGAACGGCTGTCAGTGCTAAAGGAACGAGGGATTATTTAAACGCTTGCGAAACGTGAGGCAAGCCAGTACAGTCCACTCACGTGCGTTTTTTCCCGAGGGCCGAGGATCCTGTAGACTTGTAGGGGCGGTTCGTGAACCGCCCGAACCAACCGACAACCCCTTGATCGACGTACCTGCCGCATGATTCTCCAGTTCGTCATAACCGGCCTTACCGTTGGCAGCATTTATTCGTTGGTGGCGCTCGGATTCTGCGTGGTGCACAACGCTACGGGAATCGTCAACTTTGCCCAGACGTCGTTCATCATGCTGGGCGGGATGATGATGATCACCTTTCTGAACTGGATGCACGTTCCTCTGGCGGCGGCTTTTCTCCTCTCCGTTCTCGCGGTGACAGTCGTGGGCGGACTCCTCGAGCGCATGGCCGTCAGACCCGCCCGTTCGAAAGAACCCATTGTGTTGATTTTTATCACCATCGGGGCCGCTATTCTGATGGAAGGCGCGAGCATGATGGTGTGGGGAAAGCGACACATGACGTTTCCCTCCTTTTCAGGAGACAATCCCATACATCTTTGGGGGGCCACAATTATGCCTCAAACCTTGTGGATCGTCGGCATTACCGTGGTCACATTCGCTGTGCTGCAGATGTTTTTCAAATACAGTATCCTGGGTAAGGCCGTGCGTGCGGTGTGCGCCAACCGGAAGGCGGCCGCCCTGGCCGGGATCAATGTCAACCGGATGATCATGCTCGCTTTTGGGATGAGTGGGGCGCTGGGGGCCACGGCAGGGATCATTATTACTCCGATCACCGCCACCTCCTACGATTTCGGTCTGATTGTCGGACTGAAGGGGTTTTCCGCGGCCATCCTTGGAGGGTATGGGAATTTCCTGGGAGCCATTGTGGGGGGCCTGATGTTGGGTGTGCTGGAATCGCTGGGAGCGGGATTCGTGTCTTCCGCTTACAAGGACGCCATTGCTTTTGTCGTGCTGTTGCTGGTGCTGTTTGTCAGACCCAGGGGCCTGTTGGGCGGCGTCGAAGCGGAGCGGGTTTAGCGGATATGCGGAGATCGGATTTCATCTATATGGGGGTTCTCGCCGCGCTCGTTTTTCTGTATCCCCTGCTGGTGAGCAACTCCTACTACGTATTGGTGGCCAATATCGTAGGCTTGAACGTGATTGTAGTCACCGGGCTCAATCTGCTGATCGGCTATACGGGGCAGATCTCTCTGGGACACGGGGCCTTCTTTGGACTGGGTGCGTACATCTCGGGAATTCTCACGACCGTCTATGGTTTTCCCCCCTGGCCCACCATGGTGCTGGCCATGATCGTAACGGGCCTTGCGGCCCTGATCATCGGAATCCCCGCCCTCAAGCTGAAGGGCCATTATCTGGTCATGGCGACCTTGGGGTTCAACGTGATTGTGTACATCTGCATGATCGAGATGGAGGAACTTACCGGGGGGCCGTCAGGGTTGTCCG
This portion of the Deltaproteobacteria bacterium genome encodes:
- a CDS encoding branched-chain amino acid ABC transporter permease, which codes for MILQFVITGLTVGSIYSLVALGFCVVHNATGIVNFAQTSFIMLGGMMMITFLNWMHVPLAAAFLLSVLAVTVVGGLLERMAVRPARSKEPIVLIFITIGAAILMEGASMMVWGKRHMTFPSFSGDNPIHLWGATIMPQTLWIVGITVVTFAVLQMFFKYSILGKAVRAVCANRKAAALAGINVNRMIMLAFGMSGALGATAGIIITPITATSYDFGLIVGLKGFSAAILGGYGNFLGAIVGGLMLGVLESLGAGFVSSAYKDAIAFVVLLLVLFVRPRGLLGGVEAERV